One segment of Pyrococcus sp. ST04 DNA contains the following:
- a CDS encoding radical SAM protein — protein MGAREALPKYFAILEGEDIPNFFITRRIKLNFNENLDLADLWNIHDEGMDKLRENDLDGSGHKNLLDLKAVIADKILENCHLCEIRCGINRKKSIGYCRVKESLIASDFLHYGEEPELVPSYTVFFSGCNFRCVFCQNWDISQFRVGVEIIPEYMALKIERAYRFGAKNVNFVGGEPTPNLPFILQTLRHVNVPIPVIWNSNMYMSTEAMKLLDGVVDIYLGDFKYGNNECARKYSKIPRYWEVVTRNFLLAKNHYRAEFLIRHLVMPNHLKCCTRPVLRWIAENLGKDVRINVMFQYRPEYKAMEYPEISRMLTLEEMEEAEKIVKNMGFKNALVG, from the coding sequence ATGGGGGCAAGGGAGGCATTACCGAAATACTTTGCAATTTTAGAGGGAGAAGATATACCAAACTTCTTCATTACTCGGAGAATAAAGCTTAATTTTAATGAAAACTTAGACTTAGCAGATCTATGGAACATCCATGATGAAGGAATGGATAAGCTTAGAGAGAATGATCTTGACGGAAGTGGGCATAAAAATTTGCTTGATCTAAAGGCTGTAATAGCAGATAAAATTCTCGAGAACTGCCATCTTTGTGAGATAAGATGCGGGATAAATAGGAAGAAAAGTATAGGATACTGCAGAGTTAAGGAAAGCCTCATTGCAAGTGATTTCCTCCACTATGGAGAAGAACCAGAGCTCGTACCATCATACACAGTATTTTTCTCAGGATGCAATTTCAGATGTGTGTTTTGCCAGAATTGGGATATAAGTCAATTTAGAGTGGGAGTAGAGATTATTCCAGAATATATGGCTCTCAAAATTGAACGTGCATATAGATTCGGAGCAAAAAATGTTAATTTTGTTGGAGGAGAGCCCACACCTAACTTACCCTTTATCCTACAAACGCTTAGACATGTAAATGTTCCAATCCCAGTTATCTGGAACTCAAACATGTATATGAGCACTGAAGCAATGAAACTCTTGGATGGAGTTGTTGATATCTACCTTGGGGACTTCAAGTATGGAAATAACGAATGCGCCAGAAAATACTCAAAAATTCCAAGATATTGGGAAGTTGTGACTAGAAACTTTCTTCTGGCAAAAAACCATTATAGGGCCGAATTTCTGATCAGGCATCTTGTTATGCCGAACCATTTGAAATGTTGCACAAGACCAGTACTCAGATGGATTGCAGAGAATCTTGGAAAAGACGTTAGGATTAATGTAATGTTCCAATACCGACCAGAATACAAGGCAATGGAATACCCAGAGATAAGCAGAATGCTGACATTGGAAGAGATGGAAGAAGCTGAAAAAATTGTAAAGAATATGGGATTTAAAAATGCTTTGGTGGGTTAA
- a CDS encoding DUF192 domain-containing protein, with the protein MLRNVTKGKIWKGEVKFADTFVKRFLGLMFRKPKYALIFILPTETRINASIHGFFMRESIDVIFLNSSKAVVDFTVLKPWRIYIPKSPSKYVIEGPRGLKEDLDIQIGDIIEW; encoded by the coding sequence ATGCTAAGAAACGTCACAAAAGGGAAGATTTGGAAAGGAGAAGTAAAGTTTGCCGATACATTTGTAAAAAGATTTCTCGGTCTAATGTTCAGGAAACCAAAGTATGCTCTAATCTTTATTCTACCGACGGAGACAAGAATCAATGCTTCAATTCATGGCTTTTTTATGAGGGAATCAATCGATGTTATATTTTTAAACTCTTCTAAGGCTGTAGTAGACTTTACAGTGCTAAAGCCTTGGAGGATTTACATCCCCAAGAGTCCCTCAAAATACGTAATAGAAGGACCTAGAGGGCTCAAAGAAGACCTTGACATTCAAATTGGAGATATAATTGAATGGTAG
- a CDS encoding ATP-dependent helicase → MERIRWAEREYSDEEIYEILDPLVRAWFKRKFKSFTPPQKYAVVEIHKGENVLISSPTGSGKTLSAFLSIISELISLGRKGKLEDKIYCIYISPLRALNNDIRRNLEEPLEEIKKLAKETGEELPEIRVAVRTSDTSSYEKSKMIKKPPHILITTPESLAIALNAPKFREKLRDVSWVIVDEVHALAENKRGSHLALTLERLRELTGREFVRIGLSATIHPLEEVAKFVFGFDEEGKPRPGVIVDVSFAKKTKITVESVVEDLIYTPANVLSEALYRRIGELVRNRKTTLIFTNTRSGAERVAYHLKKMFPEWEDKIETHHSSLSREVRLEVEERLKKGELKIIVSSTSLELGIDIGSIDLVILIGSPKSVNRALQRIGRAGHRLHEVSEGVILALDRDDLVEVTVLAHNARNRKLDRVKIPKNPLDVLVQHVLGMALERVWDVKEAYKVVRRAYPFRDLPFEDFMNVLRYLAGEYVGLEERKVYAKIWLEEGKFGKRGKMTRAIYYMNTGTIPDEAKIDVFTVDKKYIGTVEEEFAEHLMPGDIFVLAGRTYEFVKSRGNRIYVIPREGAKPTIPSWFSEMLPLSFDLALDIQKFRGELKKILNSKRAKRFLMQKYGIDEITVKAIISYFREQEKYSTIPDDETVLVEIVREGNTVKYFFHTLIGRRANDALSRAFAYLISRKKRCNVGVAITDNGFMLKVPSDKALTKEDILELFNIENFRETLRNALDNTELLKRRFRHVANRGLLVLRRYMGREKSLSKQQMNAQTLLNFLKRNYPDFPLLKEVYREIMEDKMDVESAELFLSWVREGKVKIIIEEHSYPSPFAFNLEVVGASDVVLMEDRRELIKELHRKIMAIIKAT, encoded by the coding sequence ATGGAAAGGATTAGATGGGCTGAGAGGGAGTATAGTGACGAAGAAATATATGAGATTTTAGATCCGTTGGTTAGAGCGTGGTTTAAGAGAAAGTTTAAATCGTTTACACCTCCTCAAAAGTATGCAGTCGTTGAAATCCATAAAGGGGAAAATGTTCTCATTTCTTCACCAACAGGATCTGGAAAAACTCTCTCGGCATTTTTATCAATAATAAGCGAGCTAATTTCACTAGGAAGAAAGGGGAAGTTGGAAGATAAAATATACTGCATCTACATATCCCCACTCAGAGCACTCAATAACGACATAAGGAGAAATCTAGAAGAACCACTTGAGGAGATCAAGAAACTTGCTAAGGAAACTGGAGAGGAATTGCCAGAGATAAGAGTTGCAGTAAGAACAAGCGATACCAGTAGCTATGAAAAAAGCAAAATGATAAAAAAGCCTCCCCATATTTTAATCACAACGCCAGAAAGTCTTGCAATAGCTCTAAATGCACCAAAGTTTAGAGAAAAGCTAAGAGACGTCAGTTGGGTCATCGTTGACGAAGTTCACGCACTTGCTGAAAACAAGAGAGGATCCCATCTGGCTCTGACTTTAGAGAGGCTTAGAGAACTAACAGGAAGAGAGTTCGTAAGGATTGGACTAAGCGCCACAATCCATCCACTGGAAGAAGTTGCGAAGTTTGTATTCGGATTTGATGAAGAAGGAAAACCAAGGCCAGGTGTTATTGTCGATGTCAGCTTTGCTAAAAAGACAAAAATAACAGTTGAAAGCGTCGTTGAAGATTTAATATACACACCAGCAAATGTCCTAAGTGAGGCTCTCTACAGGAGGATAGGGGAGCTAGTTCGCAACAGAAAGACAACACTAATATTTACAAATACAAGGAGCGGTGCTGAGAGGGTAGCGTATCACCTTAAGAAAATGTTCCCGGAGTGGGAGGATAAGATAGAGACACATCACTCATCGTTATCCAGGGAGGTTAGACTTGAGGTCGAAGAAAGGCTGAAGAAGGGAGAACTAAAGATAATAGTCAGCTCAACAAGTCTAGAGCTCGGGATTGATATAGGAAGCATAGATTTAGTGATCTTAATAGGTTCTCCAAAAAGTGTCAATAGGGCCCTACAGAGAATTGGAAGAGCAGGACACAGACTACACGAGGTAAGTGAAGGTGTAATTCTTGCCCTAGACAGAGATGATCTCGTTGAAGTCACAGTTCTTGCTCATAATGCAAGAAATAGGAAACTTGACAGGGTAAAGATACCAAAAAACCCGCTAGATGTTTTAGTTCAGCATGTTTTGGGAATGGCTTTGGAGAGGGTTTGGGATGTAAAAGAGGCTTATAAGGTGGTTAGAAGGGCGTACCCTTTCAGAGATTTGCCATTTGAAGACTTTATGAACGTGCTTAGATATCTTGCCGGCGAATATGTGGGGTTAGAGGAGAGAAAGGTGTATGCAAAAATATGGCTTGAAGAGGGTAAATTTGGTAAGAGAGGAAAAATGACAAGAGCAATTTATTATATGAACACAGGAACAATACCAGATGAAGCCAAAATTGACGTGTTCACAGTTGACAAAAAGTATATTGGCACTGTAGAAGAAGAGTTCGCAGAGCATTTAATGCCAGGAGATATTTTCGTCCTTGCAGGGAGAACATATGAATTTGTAAAGAGCAGAGGAAACAGAATATATGTAATTCCAAGAGAAGGGGCCAAGCCAACGATTCCCTCCTGGTTCTCAGAAATGTTGCCATTAAGTTTTGATTTAGCACTTGATATCCAAAAGTTCAGGGGAGAGTTAAAGAAAATTCTCAATAGCAAGAGAGCAAAGAGATTTTTGATGCAAAAATACGGAATCGACGAAATAACGGTAAAGGCAATAATTTCATATTTTAGAGAGCAGGAGAAATACTCAACTATTCCAGATGATGAAACTGTCCTCGTTGAAATAGTTAGAGAAGGAAACACAGTAAAATACTTCTTCCACACCCTTATTGGAAGGAGAGCTAACGATGCCCTAAGTAGGGCTTTTGCATACCTTATAAGTAGAAAAAAACGGTGTAACGTAGGGGTCGCGATTACTGACAATGGCTTTATGCTCAAAGTTCCTTCCGATAAAGCCTTAACGAAAGAGGATATACTGGAACTTTTCAACATCGAAAACTTTAGAGAAACTTTAAGAAATGCTCTAGACAACACGGAGCTCCTTAAGAGGAGATTTAGACATGTAGCAAATAGGGGGCTACTTGTCTTAAGAAGATACATGGGAAGGGAGAAAAGCCTAAGCAAACAGCAAATGAACGCCCAAACTCTGTTGAATTTCCTGAAAAGGAATTATCCCGACTTTCCACTTTTAAAAGAAGTGTACAGGGAGATAATGGAGGATAAGATGGATGTTGAAAGTGCAGAACTATTCCTCTCATGGGTCAGAGAAGGTAAGGTTAAGATAATCATTGAAGAACATAGCTATCCAAGCCCATTCGCATTCAATCTCGAAGTCGTTGGAGCGAGTGACGTAGTTTTGATGGAAGACAGAAGAGAGCTTATAAAGGAACTACACAGAAAGATCATGGCAATAATAAAGGCAACGTAA
- a CDS encoding CoA-binding protein: MVRIMPVDRLSDDDIREILTKYKKIALVGASPKPERDSNDVMRYLLEHGYEVYPVNPKYNEVLGRKCYPSVLDIPDDVEIVDLFVRPELTMEYVEQAIKKGAKVVWFQFNTYNREAFRKAKDAGLIAVAHRCIKREHERLFGR, from the coding sequence ATGGTAAGGATAATGCCCGTTGATAGGTTAAGTGACGATGATATTAGGGAAATCCTAACCAAATATAAGAAGATAGCACTTGTTGGTGCCTCTCCAAAACCCGAAAGAGATTCAAATGACGTTATGAGGTATCTTCTAGAGCATGGGTATGAAGTCTATCCTGTAAACCCAAAATATAATGAAGTTCTTGGGAGAAAGTGCTATCCAAGTGTGCTCGATATTCCGGATGATGTTGAGATCGTAGATTTGTTTGTCAGGCCGGAGCTCACTATGGAGTACGTTGAGCAGGCAATAAAGAAAGGGGCCAAAGTTGTCTGGTTTCAATTCAACACCTACAATAGAGAAGCATTTAGAAAAGCTAAAGATGCAGGTTTAATCGCTGTTGCTCACAGATGTATAAAGAGGGAACATGAGAGGTTGTTTGGCAGATAG
- the mtnA gene encoding S-methyl-5-thioribose-1-phosphate isomerase, with protein sequence MEIKYKPEELTKLPRSVDYKNGKVYMIDQRLLPKEFKIVEFTKVEDVATAIKNMTVRGAPAIGAAAAFGLALYAETTKAKTKEEFFEGFEKAYETLKNTRPTAVNLFWALNRIKKLVEENRESSLEEIKKLIVEEAKKIANEDVEANLRMGHYGAEVLPEGNLLTHCNAGSLATVHLGTVGAVVRVMHKEGILKLLWLDETRPVLQGARLSAWEYSYDGLNVKLIADNAAAFVMQQGMVDAIIVGADRIVANGDFANKIGTYMLAVLAKEHGIPFFTVAPLSTIDMNLKSGREIPIEERSPEEVLTCGGCRIAPDVPVYNPAFDVTPHRYLTGIITDRGIVWPPFKRNLKKLFSSL encoded by the coding sequence ATGGAAATCAAGTATAAACCTGAAGAGCTTACAAAGCTTCCAAGAAGCGTGGACTATAAAAACGGAAAGGTTTACATGATTGACCAGAGGTTACTCCCCAAGGAATTTAAGATAGTGGAATTCACGAAAGTAGAGGACGTAGCTACGGCAATAAAAAATATGACAGTAAGAGGAGCCCCAGCTATTGGAGCTGCGGCTGCATTTGGATTAGCTCTTTATGCAGAGACAACGAAGGCAAAGACAAAGGAAGAATTCTTTGAAGGATTTGAAAAAGCTTATGAAACCCTAAAAAACACAAGACCAACAGCCGTCAACCTGTTTTGGGCACTGAATAGGATTAAAAAACTCGTAGAAGAAAACAGGGAAAGCAGCTTGGAAGAGATAAAAAAGCTGATCGTTGAGGAAGCGAAGAAAATAGCAAATGAAGATGTTGAAGCAAATCTAAGAATGGGCCATTATGGAGCTGAAGTTCTCCCTGAAGGTAACTTACTTACACACTGCAATGCGGGAAGTCTAGCTACAGTACATTTAGGAACTGTAGGAGCTGTAGTAAGAGTTATGCATAAGGAGGGAATCCTCAAATTGCTTTGGTTAGACGAAACTAGACCAGTTCTCCAAGGTGCTAGGCTTTCTGCATGGGAGTACAGTTATGATGGATTGAATGTGAAGCTAATTGCCGATAACGCGGCAGCATTTGTTATGCAACAAGGCATGGTTGATGCAATTATAGTAGGGGCAGACAGAATAGTTGCCAATGGAGACTTTGCGAACAAAATAGGCACATATATGCTTGCAGTTTTGGCAAAGGAACATGGTATACCCTTCTTTACTGTTGCCCCGCTATCAACTATAGACATGAATTTGAAGAGCGGAAGAGAGATACCAATTGAAGAAAGATCTCCCGAGGAAGTTCTCACATGTGGGGGCTGTAGGATAGCTCCAGATGTGCCGGTATACAATCCAGCATTTGATGTCACTCCTCATAGATATTTGACCGGGATAATCACTGATAGAGGGATTGTTTGGCCTCCATTTAAAAGGAATCTCAAAAAATTGTTCTCCTCTCTTTAA
- a CDS encoding threonine--tRNA ligase yields the protein MRVLLIHSDYIEYEVKDKALKNPEPITEDMKKGRMEEVLVAFISVEKVDEKNPDEVVEKAVDEITNVAEQVKAENIFIYPFAHLSSELAKPSVALDVLKKIYEKIKEKGYNVGRAPFGYYKAFKISCKGHPLAELSRTIVPEAAREEEVPEALKKEETELISYWYILTPEGELIEVDKFDFTGYENLKKFVNYEIAKNRIADKEPPHVRLMLEHELVDYEPGSDPGNLRYYPKGRLIKSLLEQYVTEKVIEYGAMEVETPIMYDFEHPALEKYLNRFPARQYIVLSGDKRYFLRFAACFGQFMIKKDAIISYRNLPLRMYELTRYSFRREKRGELSGLRRLRAFTMPDMHTLAKDIEQAKDEFKKQFKLSMEVLAGVGLNPEDYEVAIRFTEDFWKEHKDFIIELVKLIGKPVLIEMWKQRFFYFILKFEFNFVDNLDKAAALSTVQIDVENAERFGITYYDENGEEKYPLILHCSPSGAIERVMYAILEKQAKLMQEGKKPMFPLWLSPIQVRVIPVSEEFLDYALYVAGKLEGAKIRVDVDDEDERLSKKIRRAEKEWIPYIVVVGAKEKETGTITVRRREDGKQYETRIEELVKEIKAKTEGFPYKPRPLPLLLSQRPKFRG from the coding sequence ATGAGGGTTCTCCTAATACACAGCGACTATATTGAGTACGAAGTTAAGGACAAGGCCCTCAAGAATCCCGAGCCAATAACTGAGGATATGAAAAAAGGAAGGATGGAAGAAGTTCTTGTAGCATTTATAAGCGTTGAGAAAGTAGATGAAAAGAATCCAGATGAAGTCGTTGAAAAGGCGGTTGATGAAATAACTAATGTTGCTGAACAAGTTAAAGCCGAGAACATATTCATTTACCCATTCGCTCATTTAAGTAGCGAACTTGCAAAGCCTTCAGTTGCATTGGATGTTCTAAAGAAGATTTATGAAAAGATAAAGGAAAAAGGATACAACGTTGGGAGAGCACCCTTCGGTTACTACAAAGCTTTTAAGATAAGCTGTAAGGGCCATCCCTTAGCAGAGCTCAGCAGAACCATAGTCCCAGAGGCAGCCAGGGAAGAAGAAGTTCCCGAGGCTCTGAAGAAAGAAGAGACAGAGCTCATTAGCTACTGGTATATTTTAACTCCAGAAGGAGAGCTGATTGAGGTTGACAAGTTCGACTTTACAGGTTATGAAAACTTAAAGAAGTTCGTAAATTATGAGATAGCAAAGAACAGAATAGCTGACAAGGAACCTCCTCACGTTAGACTAATGCTTGAGCATGAGTTAGTGGACTATGAGCCCGGAAGTGATCCTGGAAACCTGAGATACTATCCAAAGGGAAGACTCATAAAGTCCCTCCTTGAGCAGTACGTTACCGAGAAAGTTATAGAATACGGAGCAATGGAGGTTGAAACACCTATTATGTATGACTTCGAGCATCCTGCTCTCGAGAAGTATCTCAACAGATTCCCAGCTAGACAGTACATAGTCCTAAGCGGTGATAAAAGATACTTCCTTAGGTTTGCGGCATGTTTTGGCCAGTTCATGATAAAGAAAGATGCCATAATAAGTTACAGGAACTTGCCCCTTAGAATGTATGAACTGACGAGGTACTCATTTAGAAGAGAGAAGAGGGGAGAATTATCAGGGCTTAGAAGATTAAGGGCATTCACAATGCCCGATATGCACACCCTAGCAAAAGATATAGAGCAGGCAAAAGATGAATTCAAAAAACAGTTCAAACTCAGTATGGAAGTCCTTGCAGGTGTTGGCCTGAATCCAGAAGACTATGAGGTCGCTATAAGATTTACAGAGGACTTTTGGAAAGAACACAAAGACTTCATAATAGAGCTAGTAAAGCTAATTGGAAAACCAGTTCTAATCGAGATGTGGAAGCAGAGGTTCTTCTACTTCATATTAAAGTTTGAGTTCAACTTCGTTGACAACCTTGACAAAGCTGCCGCTTTGAGCACTGTTCAGATTGATGTTGAAAATGCTGAAAGATTTGGAATAACTTACTACGACGAAAACGGTGAGGAAAAATATCCACTAATTCTTCACTGCTCTCCAAGTGGAGCTATTGAGAGAGTAATGTATGCCATCCTTGAAAAGCAGGCAAAGCTTATGCAGGAAGGAAAGAAGCCAATGTTCCCACTTTGGCTGAGCCCAATCCAGGTTAGGGTTATTCCAGTTAGTGAAGAGTTCCTTGACTACGCCCTATATGTCGCTGGGAAGCTTGAAGGTGCCAAGATAAGAGTTGATGTTGATGACGAGGACGAGAGACTAAGCAAGAAGATTAGAAGAGCTGAGAAGGAGTGGATACCCTATATTGTTGTCGTAGGAGCAAAGGAAAAAGAAACAGGGACAATAACGGTAAGAAGAAGGGAGGATGGAAAACAGTATGAAACAAGAATTGAAGAGCTAGTAAAAGAGATAAAAGCAAAAACAGAGGGCTTCCCTTACAAGCCAAGGCCTCTACCTTTACTCTTGAGCCAGAGACCAAAATTCCGTGGCTGA
- a CDS encoding KH domain-containing protein: MKAPICEVCLKTDGILCPADEKKLEQGIITELDVKISRMLYKLLGDADVEFKKAVEAGDLVVLIVGEGDVPLVIGKGGKNIKFLTRELGKRVRVIEGRDIKGTDDVKKLAMDLLYPAGVFGVNVVYKPEGGQYYKILVFSRDKNKLPEKAEVLESILSQITGVETKIFFI; encoded by the coding sequence ATGAAGGCCCCGATCTGTGAGGTTTGTCTTAAAACAGATGGCATTCTCTGTCCTGCTGATGAAAAAAAGCTTGAACAGGGAATTATTACTGAACTAGACGTTAAAATATCAAGGATGCTTTACAAATTGCTTGGAGATGCAGATGTTGAGTTCAAGAAGGCAGTTGAGGCTGGAGACCTTGTAGTTCTCATAGTGGGAGAAGGGGATGTGCCATTAGTAATAGGCAAGGGAGGAAAGAACATAAAGTTCCTTACTAGGGAACTTGGAAAGAGGGTGAGGGTAATAGAAGGGAGAGATATTAAGGGAACAGACGACGTAAAGAAATTAGCAATGGATCTACTTTACCCAGCAGGAGTATTTGGTGTGAACGTAGTTTACAAGCCTGAGGGTGGCCAGTATTACAAGATTCTCGTGTTCAGCAGGGATAAGAATAAGTTGCCTGAGAAGGCAGAAGTCCTTGAGAGCATACTCTCTCAGATTACTGGTGTTGAGACAAAAATCTTTTTCATCTGA
- a CDS encoding glycoside hydrolase family 38 C-terminal domain-containing protein, producing MLSLAEVERKAFDLMATSIRKHKTISSWELEGKKISLPLLLEAKPGDLIVLKTRIEVPKDGLKWFLKVCMEGNALVRLDGMAYGTIDDVHTYIPIRPGKHELELIISPLTMFGYHKWRIKVDYTMLVGIMWEPYVLAQRLLDLVSFIEVIKEEDLKEALLKELSNILISVKTVPSLRQITLLRMLLYDGGLGIKELKLGRFDVREVRTDYMFLSAVYGIGEMKGIVHDIPKPTKEEYLEEIKRVERDLERALARLRKAFPKVGKAYAFAHSHIDAAWLWTYDETKQKILRTFSTIERLMRRYGITYVQSSAQYYEWLESLDRDLFEKVKRFIEEGKWIIVGGMWVESDVQLVDGESIARQFLYGQRYFYKKFGRTAKIGWLPDTFGFPASLPQFLKKSGIEMFATYKLLWNERNEFPYHAFIWKGVDGTEIPVHLMMSYKSSMTAKSLYKQWKRYKNKYEVPFLLYAYGYGDGGGGITWEMVEMMKHMNKVPYIPKLVKGTEEEYLRELKAHIKDMPTWEGELYVEVHRGTYTTNLRVKKLMAEAESILRSAEIWASIAHSLGVMEYPKQKLDNLWKRILLHQFHDVLPGSSIREVYDEVEKDLNKVIEEANSIVEEALQKISQGEALVFNDLPWERKEVIEIDGRPMLIKAEPLGWKPIEEIKEGYINAQEKNGKIIIENELISVIINEEGEIISLYDKESKWEAIRSPSNVIMAHIDTPGTWDAWDVNEDFLIQGQKLETIEKAKITRNDGYIVEVEVKKKYGNSRLTQKIRVKRGSKLVEFHTAVDWWDKEVFLKAWFNFNTHNWSAYYDIPYGVVRRPAVRNTPWEQAKFEVPALRWADVSDGEHGVAIICPSRHGYTNWDSKIGLSLLKSPIYPNPWSDTGKGEFSYYLYPHTGYWFEGEVYKRALEVWSPLRITQGKKGKKKFSLMRGDAVIGAIKLSEDGDGYIIRLYNPSKGSLTIKLPESGVELDIPELNILGKVGEVIKLNAFEIKTVKVSSLVKA from the coding sequence ATGTTAAGTCTTGCTGAGGTAGAGAGAAAAGCTTTTGATTTAATGGCGACTTCAATTAGAAAGCACAAAACCATTTCTTCATGGGAGCTTGAAGGGAAGAAAATATCCCTCCCCCTTCTCCTTGAGGCAAAGCCAGGAGATCTTATAGTACTCAAAACGAGAATAGAAGTCCCAAAGGACGGACTGAAGTGGTTTTTAAAAGTGTGTATGGAGGGAAATGCCCTTGTAAGACTCGATGGAATGGCTTATGGAACCATAGACGATGTCCACACTTACATTCCAATTCGACCAGGGAAACATGAACTTGAGCTCATAATTTCACCCTTAACTATGTTCGGATATCACAAATGGAGGATAAAAGTTGACTACACGATGCTCGTTGGAATAATGTGGGAACCCTATGTCCTGGCTCAGAGGCTTCTTGACCTTGTAAGCTTCATAGAGGTTATAAAAGAAGAGGACCTCAAAGAAGCTTTGTTAAAAGAGCTTTCAAACATCCTTATATCAGTTAAAACGGTGCCAAGTTTGAGGCAGATAACTCTTCTAAGGATGCTTCTTTACGATGGTGGTTTGGGTATTAAAGAATTAAAACTCGGCAGGTTTGACGTAAGAGAGGTAAGAACCGATTATATGTTCCTTTCTGCTGTTTACGGAATCGGGGAGATGAAAGGCATAGTGCACGATATTCCAAAGCCGACTAAGGAAGAGTATTTAGAGGAAATTAAAAGAGTCGAAAGAGATTTGGAGAGGGCTTTAGCTAGATTAAGAAAGGCATTTCCAAAAGTTGGAAAAGCATACGCTTTTGCACACTCCCATATAGATGCAGCATGGCTTTGGACTTATGATGAGACTAAGCAGAAAATTCTGAGAACATTTTCAACAATAGAGAGACTAATGAGAAGATATGGAATAACCTACGTTCAAAGTTCTGCCCAATATTATGAGTGGTTGGAGAGCCTCGATAGGGATCTCTTTGAGAAAGTTAAGAGATTCATTGAGGAAGGAAAGTGGATAATAGTTGGTGGAATGTGGGTCGAAAGTGATGTCCAGCTAGTCGATGGAGAATCAATAGCTAGACAATTTCTTTATGGTCAAAGATATTTTTACAAAAAATTCGGAAGAACGGCAAAAATTGGATGGCTACCAGATACCTTTGGATTTCCAGCTTCTTTGCCTCAGTTTTTAAAGAAAAGCGGAATAGAAATGTTTGCAACGTACAAACTTCTCTGGAATGAGCGGAATGAATTTCCATACCATGCTTTTATATGGAAAGGAGTCGATGGAACAGAGATACCAGTGCATCTAATGATGAGCTACAAATCTTCGATGACTGCAAAAAGCCTATACAAGCAATGGAAAAGATACAAGAATAAGTACGAGGTCCCATTCCTCCTCTACGCCTATGGATATGGAGATGGAGGAGGAGGGATAACCTGGGAAATGGTTGAAATGATGAAACACATGAATAAAGTACCCTATATCCCGAAACTCGTCAAAGGAACCGAAGAGGAGTATCTAAGAGAACTAAAGGCACATATTAAAGATATGCCGACTTGGGAAGGAGAATTATATGTTGAGGTTCATAGAGGGACTTACACAACAAATCTAAGAGTCAAAAAGCTTATGGCAGAAGCGGAATCTATACTGAGAAGTGCCGAGATATGGGCATCGATAGCACATTCCCTAGGGGTTATGGAATACCCCAAGCAGAAACTTGATAACCTATGGAAGAGAATCCTTCTTCATCAGTTTCATGACGTTTTGCCAGGTTCTTCGATAAGAGAAGTATACGATGAGGTCGAAAAGGACCTAAATAAGGTAATCGAGGAAGCAAATTCAATAGTTGAAGAAGCCCTCCAAAAAATTTCACAGGGAGAAGCACTTGTCTTTAACGATCTCCCATGGGAGAGAAAGGAAGTAATTGAGATTGATGGTAGACCCATGCTTATCAAAGCGGAACCTCTTGGATGGAAACCGATTGAAGAGATAAAAGAGGGATACATAAATGCTCAAGAGAAAAATGGGAAGATAATTATTGAAAATGAGTTAATTAGTGTGATTATTAATGAGGAAGGTGAGATAATATCGCTGTACGACAAAGAAAGTAAATGGGAAGCAATAAGAAGCCCCAGTAATGTGATAATGGCCCACATAGACACTCCAGGAACATGGGATGCTTGGGACGTCAATGAAGACTTCTTAATTCAAGGGCAAAAGCTCGAAACAATTGAGAAGGCAAAGATAACTAGAAACGATGGTTACATAGTTGAAGTTGAAGTTAAAAAGAAATACGGGAATTCAAGGCTAACTCAAAAAATAAGGGTCAAAAGAGGATCTAAGCTAGTGGAATTCCATACAGCTGTTGATTGGTGGGACAAAGAAGTCTTCCTCAAAGCCTGGTTCAACTTTAACACTCATAATTGGAGTGCCTACTATGACATACCCTATGGAGTTGTTAGAAGACCTGCAGTTAGAAATACTCCATGGGAGCAAGCAAAGTTCGAAGTCCCAGCCCTTAGGTGGGCAGACGTCAGTGATGGAGAGCATGGAGTTGCTATAATATGCCCATCTCGCCATGGATATACGAACTGGGATTCAAAGATTGGGCTGAGCTTACTAAAATCTCCAATATATCCTAACCCCTGGAGTGATACAGGAAAGGGAGAGTTTTCGTACTATCTATACCCCCACACTGGCTATTGGTTCGAAGGGGAGGTATACAAGAGAGCTCTTGAAGTCTGGTCTCCCCTCAGAATAACTCAAGGAAAGAAGGGCAAAAAGAAATTCTCACTGATGAGAGGAGATGCCGTTATTGGAGCAATAAAGCTATCAGAGGATGGAGATGGCTATATAATAAGATTGTATAATCCTTCCAAAGGAAGCCTAACGATAAAGCTACCGGAAAGTGGTGTTGAACTGGACATTCCAGAGCTTAATATTCTTGGAAAAGTTGGAGAGGTAATAAAACTAAACGCTTTCGAGATAAAGACTGTTAAAGTTTCCTCCTTGGTAAAAGCTTGA